A genomic stretch from Pseudomonas mendocina includes:
- a CDS encoding transporter substrate-binding domain-containing protein, with product MFLLLWISFGACAEDWRILGDEKFAPYSYLGQDGRTPQGHDVELVKAVLDEANINYQLQLYPWQRLISLLSKDAATAAFPFVDSPERRSQFELVGPIRYGRTAFIVSCNVNLTDWKSFNDLAPFTIGQVRGYAYEGNFDKAPLSRNTQANNPRQLVSMLLAGRIDVIVGDQAQLMYWIKLENAQHQVRVLPTPLVIMPRYVGFSKKNADSARIFAEALERLRQNGTLEQLHMELQ from the coding sequence TTGTTTCTACTGCTTTGGATTTCCTTCGGAGCCTGTGCCGAAGATTGGCGAATATTGGGGGATGAAAAATTCGCCCCCTACAGTTACTTAGGCCAAGACGGCCGCACCCCACAAGGCCACGACGTCGAACTGGTAAAAGCCGTACTAGACGAAGCCAACATTAACTACCAATTACAACTCTACCCCTGGCAACGACTCATCAGCTTGCTGAGTAAGGATGCCGCCACCGCCGCCTTTCCCTTTGTCGACAGCCCAGAACGGCGCAGCCAGTTCGAACTGGTCGGCCCCATCCGTTACGGGCGTACTGCGTTTATCGTCTCGTGCAATGTCAATTTGACCGACTGGAAGAGCTTTAATGACTTAGCACCCTTCACTATCGGCCAAGTTCGCGGTTACGCCTATGAAGGCAATTTCGACAAGGCGCCTCTGTCACGCAATACCCAAGCCAACAACCCACGCCAACTGGTTTCGATGTTATTGGCCGGACGTATTGACGTGATTGTGGGGGATCAAGCGCAGCTGATGTACTGGATCAAACTGGAAAACGCGCAGCATCAAGTACGGGTGTTACCCACACCGCTGGTGATCATGCCGCGCTATGTGGGCTTCAGTAAAAAAAACGCTGACAGCGCTCGAATTTTTGCCGAGGCTTTGGAGCGTCTGCGCCAAAACGGCACGCTTGAACAACTGCACATGGAATTGCAATAA
- a CDS encoding chemotaxis protein CheC, with protein sequence MHKLSTLQTDVLCEMFNIGIGHAAAVMSEMLQDEVLLSVPEIHFITVSEVTDHLGRKSKSMYCIRQPFTGRFSGNALLIFPEDKSLEMVKSIIGEIPPGTELEQFQRDALMEVGNVVLNACLASLSEITRTPFECSMASVDSGDTRKVLGSRVQNHVVLLIHISFHLTKQDIEGFVVFVMNSTSYEDMIGAVDRFIANLG encoded by the coding sequence ATGCACAAACTATCGACACTACAGACGGACGTGCTCTGCGAGATGTTCAACATCGGCATCGGCCATGCCGCTGCTGTCATGAGTGAGATGCTGCAAGACGAAGTCCTGCTCAGCGTGCCTGAAATCCACTTTATTACCGTCAGTGAAGTGACTGACCATCTGGGCCGTAAAAGCAAATCCATGTATTGCATCCGCCAACCTTTTACTGGCCGTTTCTCCGGCAATGCCCTGCTGATATTCCCGGAGGACAAAAGCCTCGAAATGGTCAAAAGCATTATTGGAGAAATCCCCCCCGGCACCGAGCTGGAACAATTTCAGCGCGATGCCCTGATGGAGGTCGGTAATGTGGTCCTCAACGCCTGCCTGGCCTCATTGTCCGAAATCACCCGCACCCCATTTGAATGCAGCATGGCCTCAGTCGATTCCGGTGATACCCGAAAAGTGTTGGGCTCGCGCGTACAGAATCATGTGGTACTGCTGATTCATATCAGCTTCCATCTGACCAAACAGGACATCGAAGGCTTTGTCGTGTTCGTCATGAACTCCACGTCCTACGAAGACATGATCGGAGCGGTAGATCGCTTTATAGCCAACCTCGGCTAA
- a CDS encoding response regulator, with the protein MSKNFLIVDDSMVSRMMTKSIISNLHPSWKIFEASNGEGAIETCRQQAIDLISMDLNMPGISGLDAATTILEENPNVKIVMLTANIQSAIQTKIQERGLTFLAKPITADKGPALLRALGH; encoded by the coding sequence ATGTCCAAGAACTTCCTAATCGTTGACGACAGCATGGTTTCTCGCATGATGACCAAGAGCATCATCAGCAACCTGCACCCGAGCTGGAAAATCTTTGAAGCGTCCAACGGCGAAGGCGCTATCGAGACCTGTCGGCAGCAAGCCATTGACCTCATCAGCATGGACTTGAACATGCCCGGCATCAGTGGCTTAGACGCAGCCACCACAATTTTGGAGGAAAATCCAAACGTCAAAATTGTGATGCTCACCGCCAACATTCAATCTGCCATTCAAACCAAAATACAAGAACGTGGGCTGACCTTCCTGGCTAAGCCCATCACTGCAGACAAGGGGCCAGCACTGCTGCGCGCACTGGGGCATTAA
- a CDS encoding GGDEF domain-containing protein has protein sequence MKSILNKYPPLRRLKRVIRGSWLAEGLLLSVILMIVITLVALRIAQLEMNALSRPHQSTDRWKITNIALELHHLDHLALEAVKAPTTDALDEITMRLEVLSSLLMEEEAEKNAPQSLLFSLTESRSVLEKLRTQIDQWGYIIANTADTHATVREIAENVCDLAEEMRAAVMAVHVASSMEQDKVRVNQYNRLAMLNWILILLLIGIAALVIKLILDRQAAKRMSNHLALVNRRLEFRVNRRTRQLAESKELLRFILDASPSEAALVSADTGEVLFINKTLLDRMDLSTPPEKLFLKSLLVDRLQGQQFIDELEQYGRVDDLQTQIMPGKPYWSSLSAKLVEIEGKLAHLLWAFDVTEHRKLLEMLESQANTDSMTQLYNRRAFYRAGEKIIDSCKRYNHSCCLLMLDIDHFKRINDTYGHASGDLAIRAVSDVLRSNLRDADVIGRIGGEEFAVLLPHTDPQQAEDSAERIRAAIKAQALGDGPRPFNITISIGVAVFDPVETETLELLLIRADKALYKAKQSGRNRVET, from the coding sequence ATGAAATCCATTTTGAATAAGTATCCGCCTCTACGCAGGCTTAAACGTGTCATTAGGGGGAGCTGGCTGGCAGAGGGCTTACTGCTGTCTGTCATTCTGATGATCGTCATCACGTTGGTAGCACTGCGCATTGCCCAGCTGGAGATGAATGCCCTCTCTCGCCCACACCAAAGCACGGATCGTTGGAAGATCACCAACATCGCCTTGGAGCTGCACCACCTCGACCACCTGGCCCTGGAGGCCGTAAAAGCCCCAACGACAGATGCATTGGATGAAATCACCATGCGCCTGGAGGTACTCAGCAGCCTGCTGATGGAAGAAGAGGCCGAAAAAAACGCCCCGCAAAGCCTGCTGTTCTCGCTGACAGAATCAAGAAGCGTACTGGAAAAGCTCAGGACCCAGATTGATCAATGGGGCTACATAATCGCCAATACAGCAGATACCCATGCAACAGTCAGGGAGATAGCAGAGAACGTCTGTGACTTGGCAGAAGAAATGCGCGCAGCTGTTATGGCTGTACACGTTGCCAGCTCAATGGAACAGGACAAAGTTCGAGTCAATCAGTACAACCGGCTGGCCATGCTGAACTGGATTCTGATCCTATTGTTGATCGGTATCGCAGCTCTAGTCATCAAGTTGATCTTGGACAGGCAAGCCGCGAAACGCATGTCCAACCACCTCGCATTAGTCAATAGACGTCTCGAATTCCGGGTCAATCGGCGCACTCGACAGCTGGCAGAAAGTAAAGAACTGCTACGTTTCATTCTCGATGCCAGCCCTAGTGAAGCGGCCTTAGTGAGTGCCGACACTGGTGAAGTGTTGTTTATCAACAAGACCTTGCTTGATCGAATGGACCTGAGCACGCCGCCGGAAAAGCTCTTTTTGAAATCCCTCTTGGTGGACCGCCTGCAAGGGCAACAGTTTATTGATGAACTGGAGCAATACGGGCGGGTGGACGATCTGCAAACCCAGATAATGCCAGGCAAACCGTACTGGAGTTCGCTGTCAGCGAAACTGGTGGAAATAGAAGGCAAACTGGCCCATTTGCTCTGGGCCTTTGATGTCACTGAACACCGTAAATTGCTGGAGATGCTCGAATCCCAGGCCAACACAGACTCCATGACACAACTCTACAACCGTCGAGCGTTCTATCGAGCGGGCGAGAAAATCATCGACAGCTGCAAACGCTATAACCACTCCTGCTGCTTGCTGATGTTGGATATCGACCACTTCAAACGGATCAATGACACCTACGGCCATGCTTCAGGTGATTTAGCCATTCGCGCCGTCAGCGACGTCTTACGTAGCAACCTACGCGATGCTGATGTGATCGGCCGCATAGGTGGAGAAGAGTTTGCCGTGCTGCTGCCCCATACCGACCCTCAGCAAGCTGAAGACAGTGCCGAACGTATTCGTGCGGCCATCAAGGCACAGGCGTTGGGCGACGGACCACGGCCTTTCAACATCACCATATCTATTGGTGTCGCCGTATTCGACCCGGTCGAGACTGAAACCCTTGAACTATTACTGATCAGGGCAGACAAGGCACTTTACAAAGCCAAGCAATCCGGCCGCAATCGCGTGGAGACCTAA
- a CDS encoding molybdopterin-dependent oxidoreductase — protein MSPCALARFLGISILLSLFNTTSATESPTTTARPKTLLTLVWHDTQGIVNKNKLVLSQLDALPQIKRTQQLPSPLGIPGRHEWQGVSLHELLKLSGGTAKSIRVMALNGYFASIPLSDVQQFDPLLAYRRDGQNLTIRDKGPFILVYPFDDFNELNQQLYINRSVWQIHEIHFE, from the coding sequence ATGAGCCCCTGTGCCCTTGCCCGCTTTTTGGGTATTTCAATTCTCCTAAGCCTGTTTAACACCACTTCAGCCACTGAAAGCCCTACAACCACAGCTCGCCCTAAAACACTGCTAACGCTGGTGTGGCACGACACCCAAGGCATCGTAAATAAAAACAAATTGGTTCTCTCGCAACTGGACGCGTTGCCACAAATAAAAAGAACACAGCAGCTGCCCTCCCCTTTGGGGATACCAGGCCGTCATGAATGGCAAGGTGTCAGCCTGCACGAGTTGCTGAAGCTCAGTGGAGGTACGGCCAAATCAATACGGGTCATGGCCTTAAATGGTTATTTCGCTTCGATACCACTCTCCGATGTACAGCAGTTCGATCCGCTACTGGCCTACCGGCGTGACGGACAAAACCTGACGATCAGAGACAAAGGTCCTTTCATTTTGGTTTACCCATTTGACGACTTTAACGAGCTGAACCAACAACTTTATATAAACAGGTCGGTCTGGCAGATACATGAAATCCATTTTGAATAA
- a CDS encoding zinc ribbon domain-containing protein YjdM, giving the protein MSTLPPCPKCNSEYTYEDGTQLVCPECAHEWSATETADAGDDVKVIKDSVGNVLQDGDTITVIKDLKVKGSSLVVKVGTKVKGIRLVDGDHDIDCKIDGIGAMKLKSEFVRKV; this is encoded by the coding sequence GTGAGCACTTTGCCACCCTGCCCCAAATGCAACTCCGAATACACCTACGAAGACGGCACTCAGCTGGTCTGCCCGGAGTGCGCGCACGAGTGGTCGGCCACTGAAACCGCCGACGCTGGCGATGACGTCAAAGTTATCAAAGATTCTGTCGGCAACGTCCTGCAAGATGGTGACACCATCACCGTGATCAAAGACCTCAAAGTCAAAGGTTCGTCCCTCGTAGTCAAAGTTGGCACGAAGGTTAAAGGCATTCGTCTGGTAGACGGTGACCACGACATTGATTGCAAAATTGACGGCATTGGCGCAATGAAACTCAAATCCGAGTTTGTGCGTAAGGTCTGA
- a CDS encoding LEA type 2 family protein codes for MPFLQPRSLLTLCLITLMSLLSACSTLTPSDPPRIQLVNVEPLPGEGLEMRFAITLRVQNPNDRAISFNGIALDLKVNNQPLLSGVSDQSGEVPRYGETLVRIPLTLSAYSALRQAWAVSNNPNLQKGLPYELSGKLGGGLLGTVRFKEKGLMDWPQTPAR; via the coding sequence ATGCCTTTTCTGCAACCCCGCTCACTGCTCACCCTATGCCTGATTACCTTGATGAGCCTGCTCAGTGCCTGCAGCACGCTGACACCCAGCGACCCGCCGCGCATCCAACTGGTCAATGTTGAACCCTTGCCAGGAGAAGGGCTGGAAATGCGCTTTGCCATCACCCTGCGGGTGCAGAACCCGAACGACCGAGCAATCAGCTTCAACGGTATAGCCCTGGACTTAAAGGTGAACAACCAGCCACTGCTTAGTGGTGTCAGTGACCAGAGCGGCGAAGTGCCACGCTACGGTGAAACCCTGGTGAGAATCCCTCTTACCCTTTCAGCCTATTCGGCATTGCGCCAAGCATGGGCGGTGAGCAATAACCCGAACCTGCAAAAAGGCTTGCCCTATGAGCTCAGTGGCAAGCTGGGTGGAGGCCTGCTCGGCACTGTCAGATTCAAAGAAAAAGGGCTAATGGACTGGCCGCAAACCCCAGCTCGCTAG